Proteins encoded by one window of Actinomycetota bacterium:
- the pheS gene encoding phenylalanine--tRNA ligase subunit alpha codes for MSVIQDLEALRKRALVEIAAAGDLAVLDEVRVAYLGKKGSLTAVLRGLGQLSAEERPAVGKTSNEVRISLEAALEERKLALGSAALEAKVAADAVDVTLPGRARLPGREHLIEQIRREVEDIFLGLGYRIVEGPQVELDYYNFTALNHPPAHPARAATDTFYVRDLESGAVTATGESDVLLRTHTSPVQVHVMENEKPPIYVLAPGKVYRRDIADPSHLPQFTQIEGLVVDEGITFADLKGTLDYFCKEMFGTDRRTRFRPHFFPFTEPSAEVDVSCGICAGAGCRFCKGTGWLEILGCGMVDPNVYGYVDIDPERYTGFAFGMGVERIAALKYDLPDLRMLVEGDMRFLRQF; via the coding sequence GCTCGTCGAGATAGCCGCTGCAGGGGACCTTGCAGTTCTCGACGAAGTGCGTGTTGCGTATCTGGGCAAGAAGGGGTCGCTCACCGCAGTGCTTCGTGGTCTGGGCCAGCTTTCCGCCGAGGAACGTCCTGCGGTCGGCAAGACCTCCAATGAAGTGCGCATCTCGCTCGAGGCCGCGCTCGAAGAGCGCAAACTCGCACTCGGTTCAGCGGCTCTTGAGGCGAAGGTGGCAGCGGACGCCGTCGACGTCACACTCCCCGGTCGCGCCCGGCTCCCGGGTCGCGAGCACCTCATCGAGCAGATCCGGCGCGAGGTCGAGGACATCTTCCTCGGCCTCGGATATCGCATCGTCGAGGGGCCGCAGGTCGAGCTTGACTACTACAACTTCACGGCGCTGAACCATCCGCCCGCGCATCCGGCGCGCGCCGCGACCGACACGTTCTACGTGCGCGACCTCGAGTCTGGCGCAGTGACCGCGACCGGCGAGTCGGACGTGCTGCTCCGGACTCATACGAGCCCGGTACAGGTACACGTCATGGAGAACGAGAAGCCTCCGATCTACGTTCTGGCACCCGGCAAGGTCTACCGGCGCGATATCGCCGACCCAAGCCATCTCCCGCAGTTCACGCAGATCGAGGGGCTCGTTGTCGACGAGGGCATCACGTTTGCCGACCTCAAGGGCACACTCGACTACTTCTGCAAAGAGATGTTCGGCACCGACCGCCGGACACGCTTCCGTCCGCACTTCTTCCCGTTCACGGAGCCCAGCGCCGAGGTCGATGTCTCATGCGGCATCTGCGCCGGCGCGGGGTGCCGGTTCTGCAAGGGCACCGGCTGGCTCGAGATTCTCGGGTGCGGCATGGTCGACCCCAATGTCTATGGCTACGTCGACATCGACCCGGAGCGCTACACGGGATTCGCCTTCGGCATGGGAGTCGAGCGCATCGCCGCACTCAAGTACGATCTACCTGACCTTCGGATGCTCGTCGAGGGTGACATGCGCTTCCTGCGCCAGTTCTGA